One window of Novosphingobium sp. 9U genomic DNA carries:
- a CDS encoding HlyD family secretion protein yields the protein MADDQQQPHTQVDHQPDEDREEGAQRRSLSPRTKLILLVVAVLLLVGGGIWFFRHKTYGQFFQETNDATIMADAVSIAPRVNGYVAQVMVLENQDVAVGQPLLRIDARNYQAQVDQARAQIAQADASADNARASISEQQAAIAQAEAQLAAARSKAAHDAAEVARYVPLAASGAETRQQLAQLRLAATQSAQQVRELAAGLEIQRRKITGIQTQIRQAQAQAQGGRAQLASAQVDVGGALLKAPVAGRVGDKTVTPGQYVQAGTRLMSLVPLDQLYVVANFKETQLALMRPGQPAKIAVDALSGTELDGKVLSISPGTGAQFSILPPQNATGNFTKIVQRVPVRIAITAPPAARKLLVPGLSVTVTVDTRGAKGELDRIEEQQERLEKQGR from the coding sequence ATGGCAGACGATCAGCAGCAACCGCATACCCAAGTCGACCACCAGCCTGACGAGGATCGCGAGGAAGGCGCCCAGCGCCGCTCGCTCAGCCCGCGCACCAAGCTGATCCTGCTTGTCGTCGCGGTGCTCTTGCTGGTCGGCGGCGGTATTTGGTTCTTCCGCCACAAGACTTACGGGCAATTCTTCCAGGAGACCAACGACGCGACGATTATGGCGGACGCCGTATCGATCGCGCCGCGCGTGAATGGATACGTCGCGCAGGTCATGGTGCTCGAGAACCAGGACGTGGCAGTGGGCCAGCCGCTGCTGCGGATCGACGCGCGCAACTACCAGGCGCAAGTGGACCAGGCCCGCGCGCAGATCGCGCAGGCCGACGCGAGCGCCGACAATGCACGAGCGTCGATCTCCGAGCAGCAGGCCGCGATCGCCCAGGCCGAGGCCCAGCTCGCCGCTGCACGCTCCAAGGCTGCGCATGACGCGGCCGAAGTGGCGCGCTATGTCCCGCTCGCTGCCAGCGGAGCGGAGACGCGCCAGCAACTCGCACAATTGCGACTGGCCGCGACCCAGTCAGCCCAGCAAGTGCGCGAACTGGCGGCCGGGCTGGAGATCCAGCGGCGCAAGATCACCGGCATCCAGACGCAGATCCGGCAAGCGCAGGCGCAAGCCCAAGGCGGACGCGCGCAGCTCGCCTCCGCGCAGGTCGACGTCGGCGGTGCCTTGCTAAAGGCGCCGGTCGCAGGGCGGGTCGGGGACAAGACGGTGACACCAGGGCAGTACGTGCAGGCCGGCACCCGGCTGATGTCGCTGGTGCCGCTCGACCAGCTCTACGTCGTCGCCAACTTCAAGGAAACGCAGTTGGCGCTGATGCGGCCGGGACAGCCTGCCAAGATCGCCGTGGACGCGCTGTCGGGCACCGAGCTCGACGGCAAGGTGCTCAGCATCTCGCCCGGCACCGGCGCGCAGTTCTCGATCCTGCCGCCGCAGAACGCGACCGGCAATTTCACCAAGATCGTGCAGCGCGTGCCGGTGCGCATCGCCATCACCGCGCCTCCTGCGGCGCGCAAGCTGCTGGTGCCCGGCCTCTCGGTGACGGTGACGGTCGACACCCGCGGCGCCAAGGGCGAGCTCGACCGCATCGAGGAGCAGCAGGAGCGGCTCGAGAAGCAGGGCCGCTGA
- a CDS encoding DHA2 family efflux MFS transporter permease subunit, producing MASAAPPAGQTKGQSGTRTANADLGAWLAVAAGTLGALMATLDISIVNSALPTIQGEIGATGTEGAWVATAYLVAEIIIIPLSAWLERLLGLRRFLLIAVTLFTGFSVLCGISTTLNMMIIGRVGQGFTGGAMIPTAQTIIAQRLPPHQQSIGTAMFGLVATLGPLLGPLVGGWLAENVSWHYAFFLNVPISALLIVLLVVGLPDQKAKLHLIRQADWFGIAGLALGMGGLTVFLEEGSREEWFASPLIQKMAIMSVIGFLLLAYGQATAARPVIKLRLLLDRQFGSVALMGVALGVVLYGTSYAIPQFLAAIADYNALQSGKVVLLSGIPSLLMMPLVPFLVRKLDIRIAVALGMGIMGLSAYMETGLTLESSGGDFTDSQLMRGVGQILGMLFLSQAVVQSVPAEDAGDASGLFNAMRNMGGSFALAGISILQQSRVWLHSRRLEETLNANAPAVQDYVTGMGRAVGNPDAGMRLLGQQIQGQALVMTYNDIFFAMSLVTIAVIPLVLFLRPLPRNASLAAAH from the coding sequence GTGGCGAGCGCGGCTCCTCCTGCCGGCCAGACGAAAGGCCAGAGCGGTACGAGGACGGCGAATGCCGACCTTGGCGCGTGGCTCGCGGTTGCGGCGGGCACGCTGGGCGCGCTCATGGCGACGCTCGACATCTCCATCGTCAACTCGGCCCTGCCGACGATCCAGGGCGAGATCGGCGCCACGGGGACCGAGGGCGCTTGGGTCGCCACCGCCTACCTGGTGGCCGAGATCATCATCATCCCGCTTTCCGCCTGGCTGGAGCGGCTGCTCGGCCTGCGCCGCTTCCTGCTGATCGCGGTGACGCTGTTCACCGGCTTTTCGGTGCTGTGCGGTATCTCCACCACGCTCAACATGATGATCATCGGCCGCGTCGGCCAAGGCTTTACCGGCGGCGCGATGATCCCGACCGCGCAGACCATCATCGCCCAGAGACTACCTCCGCATCAGCAATCGATCGGGACTGCCATGTTCGGCCTGGTCGCCACCCTCGGACCGCTGCTCGGCCCGTTGGTGGGGGGCTGGCTGGCAGAGAACGTCAGCTGGCACTACGCCTTCTTCCTCAACGTGCCGATCTCGGCGCTGCTGATCGTGCTGCTGGTTGTCGGCCTGCCCGACCAGAAGGCCAAGCTGCACCTGATCCGCCAGGCCGACTGGTTCGGGATCGCCGGCCTCGCCCTCGGCATGGGTGGGCTCACCGTGTTCCTGGAGGAAGGTTCGCGCGAGGAGTGGTTCGCCTCGCCGCTGATCCAGAAGATGGCGATCATGTCGGTGATCGGGTTTCTACTGCTCGCCTACGGCCAGGCGACGGCGGCTCGACCGGTAATCAAACTGCGGCTGCTACTGGACCGTCAATTCGGATCGGTCGCGCTGATGGGCGTCGCGCTGGGCGTGGTCCTCTATGGCACGTCCTATGCGATTCCCCAGTTCCTGGCCGCTATCGCCGACTACAACGCGCTGCAATCGGGCAAGGTGGTGCTGCTCTCGGGCATTCCCAGCTTGCTGATGATGCCGCTGGTGCCGTTCCTGGTTCGCAAGCTCGATATCCGCATCGCCGTGGCGCTCGGGATGGGGATCATGGGGCTCTCGGCCTACATGGAGACGGGGCTGACGCTCGAGTCCTCGGGCGGCGACTTCACCGATTCGCAGCTGATGCGCGGCGTCGGGCAGATCCTGGGCATGCTGTTCCTCAGCCAGGCGGTGGTGCAGTCGGTGCCGGCCGAAGACGCCGGCGATGCCTCCGGGCTGTTCAACGCGATGCGCAACATGGGCGGAAGCTTCGCGCTGGCAGGCATATCCATCCTGCAGCAGAGCCGCGTCTGGCTCCATTCTCGCCGGCTGGAGGAGACGCTGAACGCCAACGCGCCTGCGGTGCAGGACTATGTCACCGGCATGGGGCGCGCCGTCGGCAACCCGGACGCAGGTATGCGGCTGCTCGGGCAACAGATCCAGGGACAGGCGCTGGTCATGACCTACAACGACATCTTCTTCGCCATGAGCCTCGTCACCATTGCCGTGATCCCGCTCGTGCTGTTCCTTCGGCCCTTGCCCCGGAACGCCTCGCTCGCGGCGGCGCACTGA